One window from the genome of Corynebacterium sp. SCR221107 encodes:
- a CDS encoding NAD(P)-binding domain-containing protein encodes MSAIAEHGHVYDTIIVGGGQAGLATAYYLRKHTDNYLILDDQTAPGGAWRHVWPSMTLFSTAAFSNLPGFPMPAYDGFPGPGHVIDYLNAYERRYGLPIRRPLTVEAVDRAGELFTVTAFAPETFGPGEVFYARSVIAATGTWSAPFVPRIRGTYHGRQWHSAHYPGVEPFVGATVAVVGAANSGAQIAAELLNDPRVGEVTWYTRHAPRYMPDEIDGRALFHRNRVRALAIARGEPDPGADSNLGDIVVLPGVKAARDAGRLVPTPMFSDVGQVTAEHLIWCTGFRPALGPFRRLIRHREATCEGLYFVGYGDWVGPGAATITGVGPYAKRAATAVATLLGLS; translated from the coding sequence ATGAGCGCAATAGCGGAGCACGGGCACGTGTACGACACAATCATCGTAGGCGGCGGGCAAGCCGGCCTCGCCACCGCCTATTACCTGCGTAAACACACCGACAACTACCTCATCCTCGATGACCAAACCGCCCCCGGTGGGGCCTGGCGGCACGTGTGGCCGTCAATGACGCTTTTTTCGACCGCCGCCTTCTCCAACCTGCCCGGTTTTCCCATGCCCGCCTACGACGGTTTTCCCGGGCCCGGGCATGTGATCGACTACCTCAACGCATACGAGCGACGCTACGGGCTGCCGATCCGGCGCCCGCTCACAGTCGAGGCCGTCGACCGCGCAGGCGAGCTTTTCACGGTGACTGCCTTTGCCCCCGAAACCTTCGGGCCTGGCGAGGTGTTCTATGCCCGCAGCGTCATAGCTGCCACCGGCACATGGTCGGCCCCCTTCGTCCCGCGGATCAGGGGTACCTACCACGGGAGGCAGTGGCATTCGGCACACTACCCCGGGGTCGAGCCATTCGTCGGCGCCACCGTGGCCGTGGTGGGCGCGGCTAATTCCGGAGCGCAGATCGCAGCGGAGCTGCTCAACGACCCGCGGGTGGGGGAGGTGACCTGGTACACGCGACACGCGCCGCGCTACATGCCCGACGAGATCGATGGCCGTGCCCTCTTCCACCGCAATCGGGTCCGCGCCCTTGCCATCGCGCGCGGTGAGCCCGACCCAGGCGCAGACTCCAACCTCGGCGATATCGTCGTCCTGCCAGGGGTCAAGGCTGCCCGCGATGCAGGCAGGCTCGTGCCAACGCCGATGTTTAGTGACGTGGGCCAGGTCACGGCCGAGCACCTCATCTGGTGCACCGGTTTTCGCCCCGCGCTGGGGCCGTTTCGCAGGTTGATTCGCCACCGCGAGGCAACCTGCGAGGGACTGTATTTCGTCGGATACGGCGACTGGGTGGGTCCCGGGGCGGCCACGATCACCGGGGTTGGGCCGTATGCAAAAAGGGCCGCCACCGCTGTCGCGACCCTCCTCGGCCTGTCCTAA
- a CDS encoding DUF3515 domain-containing protein — MDAKTAGTTEGSFLKAPIVIALVLSLLLVVGVLIGAKMVYNSAATQPVSMSVLNSPYADSAECADLIDSLPEEFLGHQRAELVEPKPSGAAAWQSNSQERITLRCGVDLPLQYTALSPTTHVDGVEWLRVVDTTPQSTMQSWYTVNRFPVVAISTDALGLGDQEFSSAALSGALSALKEQEATPYPLPLEQVAATQPAPDSCQALADALPATIGENPAYARYEGDAAGDLTAVWTADGYESIEIRCGVDFPASYAAGAQLQQINDVTWFEDTTVGNGTTASTWFALGRETVVAVSVPQASGNAALVEFSKAIEETLAATD; from the coding sequence ATGGATGCAAAAACGGCTGGCACAACCGAAGGTTCATTCCTTAAGGCCCCGATCGTGATCGCGCTCGTGTTATCGCTGCTACTCGTCGTCGGCGTGCTCATCGGCGCGAAGATGGTCTACAACAGCGCTGCCACTCAGCCGGTGAGCATGTCGGTGCTCAACTCCCCGTATGCCGACTCCGCCGAGTGCGCCGATCTCATTGACTCACTGCCGGAGGAATTCCTTGGCCACCAGCGAGCGGAATTGGTAGAACCCAAGCCGTCGGGCGCTGCGGCTTGGCAATCCAACAGCCAGGAGCGGATCACGTTGCGCTGCGGGGTGGATCTGCCTTTGCAGTACACTGCCTTGTCTCCTACCACCCACGTCGATGGGGTTGAGTGGCTGCGGGTTGTCGACACCACCCCACAGTCGACGATGCAGTCGTGGTACACGGTCAACCGTTTCCCCGTTGTCGCCATTTCCACCGATGCGCTAGGGTTGGGCGATCAAGAGTTCAGCAGCGCTGCGCTTTCCGGGGCGTTGAGCGCGCTCAAGGAACAGGAAGCCACCCCGTATCCGTTGCCCCTGGAACAGGTGGCAGCGACCCAACCGGCCCCAGATAGTTGCCAGGCGCTTGCCGACGCCCTGCCCGCCACCATCGGCGAGAACCCAGCCTATGCCCGTTACGAGGGCGATGCGGCAGGCGATCTCACCGCCGTGTGGACTGCGGATGGCTACGAATCCATCGAGATCCGCTGCGGAGTGGACTTCCCCGCAAGCTACGCCGCTGGCGCACAGCTGCAGCAAATCAACGACGTGACCTGGTTTGAAGACACCACCGTGGGCAACGGCACTACCGCCTCCACGTGGTTTGCCCTCGGACGCGAGACCGTGGTGGCGGTCTCCGTGCCTCAGGCCAGCGGCAACGCCGCCCTGGTGGAGTTTTCGAAGGCCATCGAGGAGACTCTGGCTGCCACCGATTAG